A section of the Sander vitreus isolate 19-12246 chromosome 19, sanVit1, whole genome shotgun sequence genome encodes:
- the LOC144534137 gene encoding protein translocase subunit SecA-like produces the protein MNKRYKRKKQLLGLQIIAGVLQTHITSHLVNSFPHKMEEVEELLNRLKTTLIAHSYLTAKNNEELLLNKLQGLVTNIKWSPVDAADLFDVLLKRFESTTTDRSHLLSWMLNMLHCIEINYITPSWRHEQSEKTLIELVRDRTVTDEDLKKYLADDTEKQLDEILEEIRHQKLNQIDETLLDDVKDIVSYVSVNPTVNNNGSQQSGLKKDLLRLCQTVDEIKKFRPRLTQMVSWCIMALSKTGQLIQVGTGEGKSCIVAMFAAYRAMRGEKVDIMSSSSVLAQRDLDEWRDFYNVLKISVSCNINKQDKDSKECYKCQVVYGTVEEFAGDWLQHHFHRMNIFGERKFQCAIVDEVDSLMLDKGLHVVYLSSDMPALQHLNPLLAFIWSTVNKYTKIGTKTTVGQTYPFPHVVLENIKGKDVDEFSILQMAEDTGILAKGSVNDLKRNPSLLTEKTASVTVDQLAEFFEAVERRFPSCQFALHCINNDGEIEELNKGPQKETAERQRVPLLLINGGFCQYMYSDENSIQRAVQAEIEHALHFTPCQLSQDTFSCYMPGFLSDLVKLKLKVWIENALYAQTMRMDHEYIIEEHGIVPVDYSCTGVVENNMKWTDGLQQFLEMKHECKLSNMTAITNYMSSFGMLQKYGNNIFGISGTIGQQTETETLQKIYEGIKTCQIPSFKRRKLFEVEGVIVGDEKEWIEKICNVVTAKTNTTLYRAQRAVLVICETINRAKVVHQALGDKVPSKKLYISNNMDNTAIFAKKLQAGEVIIATNLAGRGTDLQVSAQVNTAGGLFVVLTFLPKNARVETQAFGRTARQGSPGSAQLIICPSHLSKLLELLALIGKQQSLLENIFNDKLAHHFVVQFRLYQKSHSNELSKSLALKVLTKTSDLGIKTLKDARNDSVEQTLASYLECDLTKIKKKEELFSQYLITLDEVYNSSNKPADSYLSALNEFWGMWLLTNFSENDSMMDLKNKLTQDLKTAREKLSKGQSPSSNLHHYIAFGNELREKRQLAESIKMYTKAIQEDHCWAAIAYYNRAFASLTLQDKHQEPNCIDQALEDLQNALKSVELYWEQMEVTCRYSTQVRDLHSNSVTRFDMHMKARQKVLLCFKGNINEAMKKVDRARDLGGNVKVEKSLVYFLVPVVNFIPLVVLSTESLTLIHSRDLLKLLQLISHPSCDILNELSCLKSMGLTHVYTLDTLFSVGGFLSKIFWPKR, from the exons ATGAACAAaagatataaaagaaaaaaacaactgctcGGGCTTCAGATCATCGCCGGCGTtttacagacacacatcacTTCTCATCTTGTTAACAG TTTTCCACACAAAATGGAGGAAGTTGAAGAATTGCTTAACAGACTCAAAACTACACTCATTGCTCACAGTTACTTGACCGCCAAAAATAATGAAGAGCTTCTTCTCAACAAGCTGCAAGGACTGGTTACAAATATCAAATGGAGCCCGGTGGATGCCGCTGACTTGTTCGATGTTCTTCTAAAGCGATTTGAGTCAACAACAACTGACAGATCACATCTCCTTTCATGGATGTTGAACATGTTGCACTGTATAGAGATTAATTACATCACTCCCAGTTGGAGACATGAACAAAGTGAAAAGACACTTATTGAGCTGGTCCGAGACAGGACTGTAACAGATGAAGACCTCAAGAAATATTTAGCCGATGACACAGAAAAGCAACTGGATGAAATTCTTGAGGAAATCCGCCACCAGAAGTTAAACCAAATTGATGAAACGCTTTTAGATGATGTGAAAGACATTGTATCATATGTATCAGTCAATCCTACTGTAAACAATAATGGATCACAGCAGAGTGGATTGAAAAAAGACTTGCTAAGGCTCTGTCAGACAGTGGATGAAATTAAGAAGTTCAGACCACGACTGACACAGATGGTGAGCTGGTGTATTATGGCTCTTTCCAAAACAGGGCAGTTAATTCAGGTTGGTACTGGAGAGGGGAAGTCATGTATCGTGGCAATGTTTGCAGCTTATCGAGCTATGAGAGGAGAAAAGGTAGACATCATGTCCAGCTCATCAGTTCTTGCACAAAGAGATTTGGATGAATGGCGAGACTTTTATAACGTTTTGAAAATCAGTGTCAGCTGCAACATCAACAAACAAGACAAAGACTCAAAAGAATGCTATAAGTGTCAAGTTGTTTATGGTACTGTGGAAGAGTTTGCTGGAGATTGGCTCCAGCACCACTTTCATAGGATGAACATATTTGGGGAAAGAAAATTCCAGTGTGCAATTGTGGATGAAGTGGATTCTTTGATGCTAGATAAGGGTCTTCATGTGGTCTATTTAAGTAGTGATATGCCTGCTTTGCAACATCTCAATCCACTCTTGGCATTCATTTGGTCCACTGTTAATAAGTACACAAAGATTGGCACAAAGACAACTGTGGGGCAAACATACCCATTCCCTCATGTTGTGCTCGAAAACATAAAGGGCAAAGATGTCGATGAGTTCAGCATCCTTCAAATGGCCGAAGACACAGGTATACTGGCAAAAGGTTCAGTCAATGACCTTAAAAGGAACCCAAGCCTTTTAACTGAAAAAACTGCAAGTGTTACTGTTGACCAGTTAGCAGAGTTCTTTGAGGCAGTAGAGAGGAGATTCCCCTCTTGCCAGTTTGCTCTGCATTGCATAAACAATGATGGAGAAATAGAGGAACTGAACAAGGGACCACAAAAAGAAACTGCTGAAAGGCAGAGAGTGCCACTGCTTTTAATAAATGGAGGCTTCTGTCAGTACATGTATTCTGATGAAAACAGTATACAGAGAGCTGTGCAAGCAGAAATAGAACATGCTCTGCATTTCACACCATGCCAACTGAGCCAAGATACATTTAGCTGCTATATGCCAGGCTTCCTTTCAGATCTGGTCAAATTGAAATTAAAGGTTTGGATTGAAAATGCATTATACGCACAAACCATGAGAATGGACCATGAGTATATCATCGAGGAACATGGGATAGTGCCTGTTGACTACAGCTGCACAGGTGTCGttgaaaacaacatgaaatgGACAGATGGGCTACAGCAGTTTCTTGAAATGAAACATGAGTGCAAGCTGAGCAACATGACAGCCATCACGAACTATATGTCCAGTTTTGGCATGCTTCAAAAGTATGGAAATAACATATTTGGAATCTCTGGGACTATTGGACAACAAACAGAGACTGAGACGTTGCAGAAAATCTATGAAGGTATCAAGACCTGTCAGATACCTTCATTCAAACGCAGAAAGCTGTTTGAGGTTGAAGGAGTGATTGTAGGTGATGAAAAAGAATGGATTGAGAAAATCTGCAATGTTGTCACTGCAAAAACCAACACTACTCTATATAGGGCTCAAAGAGCTGTGTTGGTAATCTGTGAGACCATCAATCGAGCAAAGGTTGTCCACCAAGCGCTAGGAGATAAAGTCCCGAGCAAGAAGCTTTACATAAGCAACAACATGGACAATACTGCAATCTTTGCCAAGAAGCTTCAAGCAGGAGAGGTCATTATAGCAACAAATCTTGCAGGTCGTGGGACAGACCTTCAGGTTTCTGCCCAGGTAAATACAGCTGGAGGTTTGTTCGTTGTGCTGACCTTTCTGCCAAAGAATGCTCGTGTGGAGACCCAGGCATTTGGCCGTACTGCTAGACAAGGATCTCCTGGGTCTGCTCAACTCATTATCTGCCCCAGCCATCTGTCAAAGTTACTTGAATTGCTGGCTTTAATAGGCAAACAACAATCTTTAttggaaaatatatttaatgaCAAGCTAGCTCATCATTTTGTGGTACAATTTAGATTGTATCAAAAAAGCCACAGCAATGAATTATCTAAATCTTTGGCTTTGAAAGTGTTGACAAAAACCTCTGATTTGGGAATAAAGACACTTAAAGATGCCAGAAATGACTCCGTGGAACAAACACTAGCTAGCTACTTGGAGTGTGACCTCACAAAGATTAAGAAGAAGGAAGAGCTCTTCAGTCAGTATCTTATTACACTAGATGAAGTGTACAATAGCAGTAACAAGCCAGCAGATTCATATTTGTCTGCGCTGAATGAATTCTGGGGTATGTGGCTACTCACAAACTTCAGTGAGAATGATTCTATGATggacttaaaaaacaaactaaccCAAGACCTGAAAACAGCAAGGGAGAAACTCAGCAAGGGACAATCACCCTCATCCAACCTGCACCACTACATTGCATTTGGCAATGAGCTGCGTGAAAAGAGACAGCTTGCAGAGAGTATCAAGATGTACACTAAGGCCATACAGGAGGACCACTGTTGGGCAGCGATTGCATATTACAACCGTGCTTTTGCATCTTTAACCCTGCAAGACAAGCATCAGGAGCCAAATTGCATCGATCAAGCTCTGGAAGATTTGCAAAATGCACTCAAGTCTGTTGAGCTCTACTGGGAACAAATGGAGGTCACTTGTAGATACTCCACACAAGTCAGAGACCTCCACAGCAATTCAGTCACCCGATTTGACATGCACATGAAAGCCAGACAGAAAGTGCTGCTGTGTTTCAAAGGCAACATTAATGAGGCCATGAAGAAGGTAGACAGGGCTAGAGACTTAGGTGGGAATGTAAAAGTGGAGAAGAGTCTAGTCTACTTCCTGGTTCCAGTAGTCAATTTCATACCCTTGGTAGTCCTTTCGACAGAATCACTGACTCTAATCCACTCCAGAGACCTTCTGAAGTTGCTCCAGCTCATCAGTCATCCCTCCTGTGACATTCTCAATGAACTGAGTTGTCTTAAATCTATGGGCCTGACTCATGTCTACACCTTAGACACACTTTTCTCTGTGGGTGGCTTTTTGTCCAAGATATTTTGGCCCAAACGTTGA